A single window of [Clostridium] hylemonae DSM 15053 DNA harbors:
- a CDS encoding response regulator transcription factor, translating to MKRIFLVEDDLSLINGLSFALKKQGYETDIARTSLEAQNLWGNEDYDLVILDVSLPDGSGYELCKIIRRTSKVPIIFLTAADEETDIIMGLDIGGDDYITKPFKLAILLSRINALLRRSDNFNETTTELNSNGIKVKLLKGEVYKNESQLDLTASEYKLLCLFMENPDIVLSPEQILSKLWDCDEKYIDSSTLTVYIRRLRTKIEDTPGQPQKILTVRGMGYKWNAADRGAL from the coding sequence ATGAAGCGTATTTTCTTAGTTGAAGATGATCTGAGTTTAATCAATGGTTTATCTTTTGCCCTCAAAAAGCAGGGATACGAAACAGATATTGCCCGTACGAGCCTTGAGGCGCAGAATCTGTGGGGAAATGAGGACTATGATCTAGTTATCTTAGATGTGTCGCTCCCCGACGGCTCTGGTTATGAACTATGTAAAATAATCCGCAGAACATCGAAAGTCCCCATCATATTCCTGACGGCGGCAGATGAAGAAACGGATATTATAATGGGGCTTGATATCGGCGGCGACGATTACATCACTAAGCCTTTTAAGTTAGCTATACTTCTCTCCCGGATAAATGCCCTCCTCCGCAGAAGTGATAATTTTAATGAGACTACTACAGAACTGAATTCTAACGGTATCAAAGTAAAGCTTCTGAAGGGAGAAGTCTATAAGAATGAATCACAACTTGACTTAACTGCAAGCGAGTATAAATTACTCTGTTTATTTATGGAAAACCCGGACATTGTTCTCTCCCCGGAACAGATACTGAGTAAGCTCTGGGATTGTGACGAAAAATATATAGACAGCAGCACCCTTACTGTATATATCCGGAGACTTCGCACAAAAATCGAAGACACCCCCGGACAGCCGCAGAAAATACTGACGGTACGGGGTATGGGATATAAATGGAATGCTGCTGATCGAGGTGCGCTATGA
- a CDS encoding ABC transporter permease, producing the protein MKSYLSLIPISAKVHRRQNRMTLLCIIFAVFLVTAVFSMAEMGVRMEQTRLMDKHDNLSLHDLAGSAMGQSLYLIAAVLFVLILTAGVLMISSSINTNVAQRTNFFGMMRCIGMSKRQIVRFVRLEALNWCKIAVPAGVVLGMVTTWGLCAALRLLVGGEFSHIPLFGISITGIAGGIAVGIVTVLIAARSPAKRAAKVSPAAAVSGNTESTGNVRNAVNTRVGRIETALGVHHAVSAKKNLILMTGSFALSIILFLCFSVLIDFIGYLMPQSSATSDINISSESSSRLIDSRLIGRFKGMEGVKQVYGRRSSFDVPAKINNGKIRSNKIDIISYDDFDLDCLTKDDVLKKGSDISKVYGNSNYVLATWDKDSPLKIGDKIQTGGEQLEIAGFLNYDPFNSDGTTNGKITIITSGDTYIRLTGVSDYSLVMIQTTNDATNKDVEAIRQAAGSGYTFSDRRSERTTGTYMAFVFCVYGFLAIIALVTVLNIINSISMSVSARIKQYGAMRAVGMDERQITKMIAAEALTYALSGCIVGCTAGLLLSKLLYDTLIAAHFSYAVWNVPVTLLLMILLFVFLAAFAAIYAPAKRIRNISVTETINEL; encoded by the coding sequence ATGAAAAGCTATCTCAGCCTGATCCCGATTTCTGCCAAAGTGCACAGACGGCAAAACCGGATGACATTGTTATGTATCATCTTCGCCGTATTTTTGGTAACAGCTGTTTTCAGTATGGCAGAGATGGGCGTTAGAATGGAACAGACAAGACTGATGGACAAACATGATAATCTTTCGCTTCATGACTTGGCCGGCAGCGCAATGGGACAGTCTCTCTATCTCATAGCCGCGGTATTATTCGTGCTCATCCTGACGGCGGGTGTTCTGATGATCTCAAGCAGTATAAACACCAATGTAGCCCAAAGGACCAACTTTTTTGGAATGATGCGCTGTATCGGAATGAGCAAGCGGCAAATTGTACGTTTTGTAAGGCTGGAAGCGCTTAACTGGTGCAAGATCGCGGTTCCCGCAGGCGTTGTACTGGGAATGGTAACCACATGGGGATTGTGTGCCGCGCTGCGGCTCCTTGTGGGCGGGGAATTTTCCCATATCCCTCTCTTTGGCATCAGCATAACCGGCATTGCCGGCGGAATTGCCGTGGGCATTGTTACGGTATTGATCGCTGCAAGATCCCCGGCAAAACGGGCGGCAAAAGTATCTCCTGCCGCAGCAGTTTCAGGAAATACAGAAAGTACGGGAAATGTACGCAATGCAGTCAATACACGTGTTGGAAGGATCGAGACGGCCCTTGGCGTCCACCACGCAGTATCGGCAAAGAAAAACCTCATACTTATGACAGGCTCCTTTGCTCTCAGCATTATTCTCTTTTTATGTTTCTCCGTTCTGATAGATTTTATCGGATACCTTATGCCCCAGTCCTCCGCCACTTCTGATATCAATATATCAAGTGAGAGCAGTTCACGCTTGATAGACAGCAGACTTATAGGCAGATTTAAAGGTATGGAAGGTGTAAAACAAGTATATGGCCGAAGAAGCAGCTTTGATGTTCCGGCAAAAATAAATAACGGTAAGATACGTTCCAATAAGATCGATATTATTTCTTATGATGATTTTGATCTGGATTGCCTTACAAAAGATGATGTGCTGAAAAAGGGCAGTGATATTTCTAAAGTGTACGGAAACAGCAATTATGTACTTGCCACCTGGGATAAAGACAGTCCCCTGAAAATTGGCGATAAGATACAGACAGGCGGTGAACAGCTGGAGATCGCCGGTTTCTTAAACTATGATCCTTTTAACAGCGACGGCACTACAAACGGGAAAATAACGATCATCACTTCCGGAGATACTTATATACGGCTTACCGGAGTATCGGATTATTCGCTTGTTATGATACAGACAACAAACGATGCAACCAATAAAGATGTGGAAGCGATCCGGCAGGCGGCGGGCAGCGGTTACACATTCAGCGACAGGCGCAGTGAGCGCACGACAGGCACATATATGGCATTTGTCTTCTGTGTCTATGGTTTTCTGGCGATCATCGCACTGGTCACGGTCCTGAATATCATCAACAGCATTTCTATGAGTGTGTCTGCGAGAATAAAGCAATACGGAGCGATGCGGGCCGTTGGAATGGATGAGCGCCAGATCACAAAAATGATAGCTGCCGAAGCGCTTACTTATGCCCTGTCCGGCTGTATTGTCGGATGTACAGCCGGTCTGCTGCTCAGTAAACTGCTGTATGACACTCTCATTGCCGCTCATTTCAGCTACGCTGTATGGAATGTGCCAGTCACACTTCTGCTCATGATACTTTTGTTTGTCTTTCTTGCAGCTTTTGCTGCAATTTATGCCCCGGCAAAACGGATAAGGAACATCTCCGTAACAGAAACCATTAATGAATTATAG
- a CDS encoding sensor histidine kinase has protein sequence MKILVNRKVKLLFCLVILSIILSSLLSIVFIRLNPEHAALYVLASFLCAGILILAVTYLYFKEQNSIMENAVEQIKEYISGNQNARIECDDEGELYRLFHEVNSLVSILNAHAENEEKAKKFLKDTISDISHQLKTPLAALSVYNGIMQEEAKDLPAVREFTVLSEQELDRIEILVQNLLKITKLDAGTIVIEKTDENMSEMMGSIERHFLYRAGQEGKNFCLCGDDTVMLSCDRSWMLEALSNIVKNAFDHTEQGDTVSIEWKQFASAVQITVKDNGSGIHPEDLYYIFKRFYRSRFSKDRQGLGLGLSLAKAVIEAHGGTIEVDSELGAGTTFTVSFLIPTKL, from the coding sequence ATGAAAATACTCGTAAATAGAAAGGTCAAACTACTCTTCTGCCTTGTAATACTGTCCATAATTCTGTCTTCCCTGCTCTCTATTGTCTTTATAAGACTGAACCCGGAACATGCAGCGTTATATGTACTGGCGTCTTTTCTGTGCGCAGGGATCCTTATATTGGCAGTTACGTATCTGTATTTTAAGGAACAGAACAGTATTATGGAAAATGCTGTAGAGCAGATCAAAGAATATATTTCAGGAAATCAAAACGCGCGCATCGAGTGTGACGATGAAGGCGAACTATACAGGCTGTTCCATGAAGTGAATTCTTTAGTCTCCATTTTGAACGCTCACGCCGAAAACGAGGAAAAGGCTAAAAAGTTTTTAAAAGACACCATATCGGATATCTCCCACCAGCTAAAAACTCCCCTTGCCGCTCTCAGTGTTTATAATGGAATTATGCAGGAAGAAGCAAAGGATCTGCCGGCTGTGAGGGAATTTACTGTCCTTTCCGAACAGGAACTGGACCGTATTGAAATACTCGTGCAGAACCTCCTGAAAATAACGAAGCTTGACGCGGGGACGATCGTGATAGAAAAAACGGATGAAAATATGTCGGAAATGATGGGAAGCATAGAAAGACACTTTTTGTATCGTGCCGGACAGGAGGGGAAAAACTTCTGTCTTTGCGGCGATGATACAGTCATGCTGTCGTGTGACCGCAGCTGGATGCTTGAAGCGCTCAGCAACATTGTCAAAAATGCCTTTGACCATACGGAACAAGGTGATACTGTCTCGATCGAATGGAAGCAGTTTGCTTCCGCTGTACAGATCACGGTTAAAGATAACGGAAGCGGTATCCACCCGGAGGATCTATACTATATTTTCAAAAGATTTTACCGCAGCCGTTTTTCAAAAGACAGACAGGGCCTTGGACTTGGACTTTCACTTGCAAAGGCTGTCATTGAAGCACATGGAGGGACGATAGAAGTTGACAGTGAACTTGGCGCCGGAACGACTTTTACCGTCAGTTTTTTAATTCCTACAAAATTGTAG
- a CDS encoding N-acetylmuramoyl-L-alanine amidase — protein sequence MNINIKETNLSFGSLSRRSTTTRIILHHAEASSCDASVIHNWHKANGWAGIGYHFVVRKNGLIERGRPEWAVGTHASGSNSNSLGVCFEGAYMKETMPAAQKNAGKDLVAYLKRKYGITKVQRHSDVCATSCPGINFPFSEIAGASVSGTVTVSSAGQSAGQNSSSSWISRLQSECNRQGFSRQAVDGIAGRNTLAGCPMLSPGASGGITKLLQEKLISLGYSCGSSGADGILGQDTQRAVKAYQKDHGLAADGIVGPATWKKLLDL from the coding sequence ATGAACATAAATATTAAAGAAACCAACTTATCCTTCGGCTCACTGAGCCGGAGGAGCACTACAACGCGTATTATACTGCATCACGCCGAGGCTTCCTCCTGCGATGCATCAGTCATCCATAATTGGCATAAAGCCAATGGCTGGGCCGGTATCGGCTACCATTTTGTCGTGAGAAAGAATGGTCTTATCGAGAGAGGCCGACCCGAATGGGCAGTCGGCACCCATGCATCCGGCAGCAATTCCAATTCTCTGGGCGTCTGTTTTGAAGGCGCTTATATGAAAGAGACAATGCCGGCCGCACAAAAAAATGCCGGTAAAGACCTGGTTGCATACCTCAAAAGAAAGTATGGCATTACAAAAGTTCAGAGACACAGTGACGTTTGTGCAACTTCATGTCCCGGCATAAATTTCCCGTTTTCGGAAATCGCGGGTGCGTCTGTCTCCGGTACTGTCACTGTTTCCTCTGCCGGGCAAAGCGCGGGGCAAAATTCCAGTTCCTCCTGGATATCCCGCCTGCAGAGTGAATGCAACCGCCAGGGGTTCAGCCGCCAGGCGGTGGACGGAATCGCCGGACGAAATACGCTCGCCGGCTGTCCGATGCTCTCTCCGGGGGCGTCCGGGGGTATCACAAAGCTTTTGCAGGAAAAGTTGATTTCTCTCGGATATTCCTGTGGTTCCTCCGGAGCTGACGGAATACTCGGACAAGACACACAGCGGGCCGTTAAAGCATACCAGAAAGACCACGGGCTCGCCGCAGATGGCATTGTCGGCCCTGCAACATGGAAAAAGCTGCTGGATCTTTAA
- a CDS encoding tyrosine-type recombinase/integrase gives MEQKIMEVLRRMQDSLQEGQLKELQVVLQVVLSNCSITQEKQELRVTDRSWLVDLEEFLMSKALEGKSPGTVKRYRYELYRLLSYINKNVKDITDGNISGYMRTYKAIRQVTNQTLKNVRAVYSSFFIWLRDRDRIRKNPMALVEAIKVEQKIRKPYTDEERELLLRSCKTLRDKAMMEFFYSTAVRVSELAALNREDVHFVSKDLIVMGKGNKERTVYLNDRTNMYMKEYLESRTDSNQALFVSLKKPHGRLGKTGIEDIIRRTGQIAGVERAYPHRFRRTAATNALNRGMPVQEVAQLLGHAKLETTMVYCSVDQAGVKYHHQKYLSA, from the coding sequence ATGGAACAAAAGATTATGGAGGTGTTGCGGCGTATGCAGGACAGTCTTCAGGAGGGACAATTAAAAGAATTGCAGGTAGTATTACAGGTAGTGCTGTCAAATTGTAGTATTACTCAAGAAAAACAGGAACTTAGAGTGACTGACAGGAGTTGGTTGGTTGACCTTGAAGAATTTCTCATGTCGAAAGCACTTGAAGGAAAGTCTCCAGGCACGGTTAAACGTTATAGATATGAACTATATAGGTTGTTGTCTTATATCAATAAAAATGTAAAAGATATAACAGATGGCAACATATCCGGCTATATGCGAACGTATAAGGCGATTCGACAGGTGACCAACCAAACGCTCAAGAATGTTAGGGCCGTATATAGCAGTTTTTTTATATGGCTTCGGGATCGGGACAGGATCCGGAAAAATCCTATGGCTCTTGTAGAAGCTATAAAGGTAGAACAGAAAATACGTAAACCCTACACAGATGAAGAGCGGGAACTACTCCTGCGTAGCTGTAAAACACTCCGGGATAAGGCTATGATGGAGTTCTTTTACTCTACGGCTGTTAGAGTAAGTGAGTTGGCAGCTCTTAACCGTGAAGATGTGCATTTTGTTAGCAAGGACTTAATTGTGATGGGAAAAGGTAATAAAGAAAGGACAGTATATCTTAATGATCGTACAAATATGTATATGAAAGAATACCTTGAAAGCCGGACAGACAGTAATCAGGCATTATTTGTATCTTTGAAGAAACCACATGGTCGTCTAGGAAAGACAGGGATAGAGGATATTATCCGGCGCACCGGTCAGATAGCTGGAGTAGAAAGGGCGTACCCACATAGATTCCGGAGGACGGCCGCAACAAATGCCCTGAATAGAGGTATGCCAGTACAGGAAGTAGCCCAACTGCTTGGACACGCAAAGTTGGAGACCACTATGGTATACTGCAGTGTTGACCAGGCTGGCGTCAAATATCATCATCAAAAATATTTGAGTGCTTAA
- a CDS encoding RidA family protein produces the protein MKVVATEKAPKALGPYSQGYVHNGMFYSAGQIGINPEVDNVEAATIEGQTEQVCKNVGEVLKAAGTDFDHVIKTTCFLADMGDFAAFNEVYAKYFTSKPARSCVAVKTLPKNVLCEVEVIAVVE, from the coding sequence ATGAAAGTAGTAGCAACAGAAAAGGCACCAAAAGCATTAGGACCATATTCACAGGGGTATGTACATAACGGAATGTTCTACTCCGCAGGACAGATCGGTATCAACCCGGAAGTAGACAATGTGGAAGCAGCGACGATCGAAGGCCAGACAGAGCAGGTGTGCAAAAATGTCGGCGAAGTGTTAAAAGCAGCCGGAACAGATTTTGACCATGTGATCAAGACAACATGTTTCCTTGCCGACATGGGAGATTTTGCGGCATTCAATGAAGTATACGCAAAATACTTCACATCCAAACCGGCAAGGAGCTGTGTGGCAGTAAAGACTCTTCCGAAAAATGTGCTCTGTGAAGTAGAAGTGATTGCAGTAGTTGAATAG
- a CDS encoding ABC transporter ATP-binding protein produces MDLLEVRSISKTYGSGEAAVHALKNVTFSVSKGEFVAVVGESGSGKSTLLNMIGALDTPTHGRIFIDSKDTFAMKESSLTVFRRRNIGFIFQNFNLIPELSVEQNIVFPLLLDYQKPRKKQLEELLSVLNLKERRHHLPSQLSGGQQQRVAIGRALITRPALILADEPTGNLDSQNSREVIALLKEAAKNYEQTIIMITHSRSIAQTADRILQVYDGVLTDLGRCRE; encoded by the coding sequence ATGGATCTGTTAGAAGTTAGATCGATCTCCAAAACTTACGGCAGCGGTGAGGCCGCTGTCCACGCGTTAAAAAACGTTACCTTCTCTGTTTCAAAAGGGGAATTTGTTGCCGTCGTCGGCGAGTCCGGCTCTGGGAAAAGTACACTTTTGAATATGATAGGTGCGCTCGATACCCCAACCCACGGCAGGATATTTATTGACAGCAAAGATACTTTTGCAATGAAAGAAAGCAGCTTGACAGTCTTCCGGCGCAGAAATATTGGATTTATTTTTCAAAACTTTAACCTGATACCGGAGCTCTCTGTCGAGCAGAACATCGTATTTCCTCTGTTGCTTGATTATCAGAAACCTCGTAAAAAACAGCTGGAAGAATTACTCTCGGTATTAAATCTGAAAGAACGGCGCCACCATCTGCCCAGCCAATTATCCGGCGGACAGCAGCAGCGTGTGGCGATAGGCCGCGCGCTCATCACAAGGCCGGCGCTTATCCTCGCAGACGAGCCGACGGGGAATCTGGACAGTCAAAACAGCCGCGAAGTAATTGCGCTGCTAAAAGAAGCGGCAAAGAATTATGAACAGACGATCATAATGATCACTCACAGCCGGAGTATTGCGCAGACAGCCGACCGGATACTGCAGGTATACGACGGTGTACTGACCGACCTTGGGAGGTGCCGCGAATGA
- a CDS encoding ornithine cyclodeaminase family protein, translated as MIILSKEEIEKLADPDKMMDQIEEAYRIFGSGEYYMPPRPSVEHDNKTLMYMPCYTKEIIGTKMLTIFPDNARLGLPSIDGIILLNNAVTGAPEAVLDGQSVTAWRTGAVGGVGIRHLSRKDCHTAGIIGAGVQGFHQAVYACAARDIHTVYVFNHSDRDLTEYMDRLEKAIDNPGTKVVQCKTVEELAAKSEIICTTTPSAEPVLPNDRELLRGKCIIAIGSYTPKMREIPDAVWDLVDKVYIELPYACEECGDLSQPIEEGRLTKDRIVLMSDYLASEAEEAADTEKTTYFKSVGMGLFDVCIAQKILEEAKER; from the coding sequence ATGATTATCTTAAGCAAAGAGGAGATAGAAAAGCTTGCAGATCCGGATAAGATGATGGATCAGATCGAGGAGGCATACCGCATTTTCGGCTCCGGGGAGTATTATATGCCGCCCCGGCCGTCGGTAGAGCACGACAATAAGACGCTTATGTATATGCCCTGTTATACAAAAGAGATCATCGGTACAAAGATGCTGACGATCTTTCCGGATAATGCCAGGCTCGGCCTTCCGTCTATCGACGGCATCATACTGCTGAACAATGCAGTGACAGGCGCGCCCGAGGCAGTGCTGGACGGTCAGTCGGTCACTGCGTGGAGGACCGGTGCAGTAGGCGGCGTAGGCATACGGCACCTGTCCCGAAAAGACTGCCATACAGCCGGAATCATCGGCGCAGGGGTGCAGGGCTTCCACCAGGCTGTTTACGCATGTGCCGCGCGGGACATTCATACAGTATACGTATTTAACCACAGTGACCGCGATCTGACGGAATATATGGACAGATTGGAAAAAGCTATTGATAACCCGGGCACAAAGGTAGTACAATGTAAGACAGTAGAAGAGCTTGCAGCCAAGAGCGAAATAATCTGTACGACTACACCTTCTGCTGAACCGGTGCTGCCCAACGACAGAGAACTGCTGCGGGGCAAGTGTATCATAGCCATCGGTTCCTATACGCCCAAGATGCGGGAAATTCCGGATGCAGTCTGGGACCTTGTGGATAAGGTATACATAGAGCTCCCTTACGCATGTGAAGAGTGCGGGGATTTGAGCCAGCCGATCGAGGAAGGACGCCTGACAAAAGACCGGATCGTGCTGATGAGCGATTATCTTGCATCAGAGGCAGAGGAAGCTGCAGATACGGAAAAGACCACATATTTTAAATCAGTGGGAATGGGGCTTTTCGACGTATGTATAGCACAAAAAATATTAGAAGAAGCAAAGGAGAGGTAA
- a CDS encoding Mrp/NBP35 family ATP-binding protein, with protein sequence MAEQQNGCAPSDCAGCAHADSCSSKPQDLSAPANPFSHVKKVIAVVSGKGGVGKSMVTASLARMMREQGFSVGILDADITGPSIPKMYGLHESAKGSDEGMFPCEAKDGTRIMSVNLLLENESDPVIWRGPVIAGVVTQFWSDVMWGELDYLFVDMPPGTGDVPLTVFQSLPVNGVVIVTSPQDLVQMIVKKAYNMARQMNIPVLGIVENYSYLTCPDCGKKISVFGESHIDEIAAELDIPVLGKMPVDAELAGAVENEKFAEVSNEYLSAAVNKI encoded by the coding sequence ATGGCAGAACAACAAAACGGCTGTGCGCCGTCAGACTGTGCCGGCTGCGCGCATGCAGATTCCTGCAGCAGCAAACCGCAGGATCTAAGCGCGCCGGCAAATCCATTTTCACACGTTAAGAAGGTCATCGCCGTAGTGAGCGGCAAGGGAGGTGTGGGGAAGTCCATGGTGACTGCCTCTCTGGCAAGGATGATGAGAGAGCAGGGCTTCTCAGTGGGGATCCTGGACGCGGATATCACCGGCCCGTCGATCCCAAAGATGTACGGATTACACGAGAGTGCCAAGGGAAGTGATGAAGGTATGTTTCCGTGCGAAGCAAAAGACGGCACGAGGATCATGTCCGTCAATCTCCTGCTGGAAAATGAATCTGATCCGGTTATATGGAGAGGCCCCGTCATCGCAGGTGTTGTGACGCAGTTCTGGTCTGACGTCATGTGGGGAGAACTGGATTATCTCTTCGTAGATATGCCGCCGGGAACAGGCGATGTGCCGCTCACGGTATTTCAGTCACTGCCGGTGAACGGGGTGGTGATCGTCACGTCACCGCAGGATCTGGTGCAGATGATCGTGAAGAAGGCTTATAACATGGCGCGCCAGATGAACATTCCGGTACTTGGGATCGTTGAGAATTACAGTTATCTGACCTGCCCGGACTGTGGAAAGAAAATCTCCGTGTTCGGCGAGAGCCATATTGATGAGATAGCGGCGGAGCTTGACATTCCGGTGCTCGGCAAGATGCCTGTAGACGCAGAACTTGCCGGGGCAGTGGAAAATGAGAAATTTGCCGAAGTGAGCAACGAATATCTGAGCGCTGCGGTAAATAAGATCTGA
- a CDS encoding DUF859 family phage minor structural protein: MASGSWNFSTNNQYITGRIRWSSTSNGSKANTSTVTAYLDYMKSSSSTAATYGTFNGAISINGSSGAVSKYITLSANNSWVNVGSRAVTVGHNNDGSKSTTIAASGGISGTSFSSSSTSKSVALDKIPRYANITTWKNTAVTQTSATFQWGADASCSAVYYMIGNGSWAATSGSTFTINNLAPNTSYSVKLKVRRSDSGLETTSGAITVKTKPIASISNSSLSFDIGGDLELTLANYALNASTFKFNVERDDGTWTTSLLEASSDQNIPGITLPLSGITDALYSCCATKNEMNFKISCGTTINGTFYENISYGTARVTDSDPVFTDYSHGNTDTATSSVLQNAAYLIQNYGNMQAQISAANRAVPKNHAAVTEYIVEVTDSKDEVKKQLNAEYSDSEVLINLGTLSEPGDYNIRIYARDSRGNISGTVTKTFYVLPYSRPASKVALARINEFEKEITIDFSSVYSRLKIGTASKNNAFAVKYRYAEVGTSYESTYTTITGITSADIPGSPNELKATYLKDSGDDPFITLDIEKSYNFEFVVSDRITTTTETTMVDKGIPIFMPCDNGKVTVGMLPDFDSSADFQVGTDIMATDSDGTQRLILDEIKKTNTDLDNKFNELNHNLGFEYGVDDNRYYKKYNNGLLEMWGSVVIDKSSGYGTITFPMDYANKAFRVFATQCYNSSAVPVMICSAQQQSTSTCIIYGRTHDGKTPSVNTTVWWNSIGYWKV, translated from the coding sequence ATGGCAAGTGGTTCATGGAACTTCAGTACAAACAATCAATATATCACCGGCCGCATACGCTGGTCTTCCACCTCAAACGGCTCTAAAGCAAATACTTCCACCGTGACCGCATATCTGGACTATATGAAATCATCCAGCTCAACTGCGGCGACATACGGTACATTCAACGGTGCGATCAGTATAAACGGCTCATCCGGGGCCGTCTCCAAATATATCACCTTAAGCGCCAACAACAGCTGGGTCAATGTAGGGAGCCGGGCAGTCACAGTCGGCCATAATAACGACGGAAGCAAATCCACTACCATCGCTGCAAGCGGCGGTATCAGCGGCACTTCCTTCAGCAGCTCCAGCACCTCCAAAAGCGTAGCCCTCGACAAGATCCCCCGTTACGCAAACATCACAACCTGGAAGAATACGGCAGTGACACAGACGAGCGCCACCTTCCAGTGGGGCGCAGACGCCTCCTGCAGCGCGGTCTACTATATGATAGGAAATGGCTCGTGGGCCGCAACGTCCGGCTCCACTTTCACGATAAACAATCTGGCACCCAACACTTCCTACTCCGTAAAGCTGAAGGTAAGACGTTCTGACTCCGGCCTTGAGACGACGTCCGGCGCTATCACAGTAAAGACCAAACCAATCGCGTCCATCTCCAACAGCAGCCTCAGCTTTGACATAGGCGGGGATCTGGAACTGACGCTCGCCAACTACGCTCTGAATGCATCCACATTCAAATTCAATGTAGAGCGCGACGACGGCACATGGACAACCAGCCTGCTCGAAGCCAGCTCAGATCAAAACATTCCCGGTATTACACTTCCCCTCTCCGGCATAACTGACGCTCTATACAGCTGCTGCGCGACGAAAAATGAAATGAATTTTAAAATATCGTGCGGCACGACAATAAACGGCACCTTTTATGAAAACATTTCTTATGGTACAGCCCGCGTCACAGACAGTGATCCGGTCTTTACCGATTACTCGCACGGCAACACCGATACCGCCACATCTTCCGTTCTGCAAAATGCAGCTTACCTCATCCAGAATTACGGAAACATGCAGGCTCAGATATCTGCCGCCAACCGGGCGGTTCCGAAAAACCATGCCGCCGTAACCGAATACATAGTCGAAGTCACGGATTCAAAAGACGAAGTCAAAAAGCAGCTCAATGCTGAATATTCAGACAGCGAAGTGCTCATAAACCTGGGCACACTGTCCGAACCCGGGGACTATAACATCAGGATCTATGCCCGGGATTCCAGGGGAAACATTTCCGGCACCGTAACAAAGACATTCTACGTTCTGCCATACAGCCGGCCTGCATCAAAGGTTGCTCTGGCAAGAATCAATGAATTTGAAAAAGAAATAACCATTGATTTTTCATCCGTATACTCCAGGCTTAAAATCGGAACTGCCAGCAAAAACAATGCATTCGCCGTAAAGTACCGCTATGCAGAAGTCGGAACATCATATGAAAGCACTTATACCACAATCACAGGGATAACCAGCGCAGACATCCCCGGCTCCCCCAACGAACTTAAGGCCACCTACCTAAAAGACTCCGGGGACGACCCGTTTATCACACTGGATATTGAAAAATCATATAACTTTGAGTTTGTAGTCTCCGACAGAATCACAACAACGACAGAAACTACGATGGTCGACAAGGGAATACCTATCTTTATGCCTTGCGATAACGGAAAAGTCACTGTCGGCATGCTGCCGGATTTTGACAGCAGCGCGGATTTTCAGGTTGGGACAGATATTATGGCTACAGATTCAGACGGGACACAGCGGCTGATCCTGGATGAGATTAAAAAGACAAATACCGATTTAGACAATAAATTTAATGAATTAAATCACAATTTAGGGTTTGAATATGGTGTTGATGACAATAGATATTATAAAAAATATAACAATGGTCTTTTGGAAATGTGGGGAAGCGTCGTAATTGATAAATCATCGGGATATGGAACCATCACATTTCCTATGGATTATGCTAATAAAGCGTTCAGAGTTTTTGCTACTCAATGTTATAATTCATCAGCAGTACCGGTTATGATTTGCAGCGCTCAGCAACAGTCAACCTCAACCTGCATTATCTATGGACGAACTCATGATGGGAAAACACCTTCAGTAAACACCACCGTTTGGTGGAATTCAATAGGGTATTGGAAAGTTTGA